From the Pedobacter cryoconitis genome, one window contains:
- a CDS encoding right-handed parallel beta-helix repeat-containing protein: protein MKKNIMLYFLVVFVTFSCRKIGPVEITAIKKVTAERTASYYIDPDNGKDSNAGTSESTAWKTIAKVNATTFQPGNTILLKSGGIWNAQLYPKGSGSATSPIRISSYGTGAKPKIFLSGTIGAPVYLFNQSNWIIENLEVSNYSATRGDVFRQGIFIQNTGGGVTSNIIIRNNYVHAVSGSFRYAGFDPHAFGGIAVVTTGTAGTDRFDNVTIEGNIVEDAGRTGIVVWDNVWEASGHASTNVKVLNNSVKDIDSDGILIFGCEGALIDHNVANNCGRYREDGQFNGAAAIWPTRGRNCITQFNEAFNTQALDGNGDGQGFDMDIDSYNFIMQYNYSHDNAGGFMLILDASNSVNSIVRYNISQNDRRTIFNFAGGITPGTMIYNNTIYIKSGLNTNIIDHAWDDGGGKGDLNQAYYFKNNIVYNQGSGNYIVPGVLGVFGSNTFYGNHPSGEPADPDKLIADPLFVSPGNGLNGINTVNGYRLSIGSQALNSGTLIPDNGGKDYYGNMVSSTALPNRGAYNGNGL from the coding sequence ATGAAAAAGAACATTATGCTTTATTTTCTTGTTGTTTTTGTGACTTTCTCTTGCCGAAAGATTGGGCCTGTAGAAATTACAGCTATAAAAAAAGTGACAGCTGAGCGTACTGCTTCCTATTATATTGACCCGGATAACGGAAAAGACTCGAATGCTGGCACTTCAGAAAGCACAGCATGGAAAACAATAGCAAAGGTGAATGCTACAACTTTTCAACCGGGGAATACTATTTTACTGAAATCCGGGGGGATATGGAATGCGCAGCTTTACCCTAAAGGATCTGGAAGTGCAACAAGTCCGATCAGGATCAGCTCTTATGGTACTGGTGCAAAACCTAAAATTTTCCTCAGTGGAACTATAGGCGCTCCGGTTTATCTATTCAATCAATCAAACTGGATTATTGAAAATCTGGAGGTTTCAAATTACAGTGCAACTCGTGGAGATGTATTCCGTCAGGGTATTTTTATTCAGAATACCGGTGGTGGGGTGACCAGTAATATTATCATCCGTAACAATTACGTTCATGCAGTTTCGGGTAGTTTCAGGTATGCTGGTTTCGATCCTCATGCTTTTGGAGGGATTGCTGTGGTGACTACCGGAACAGCTGGAACAGACCGTTTCGACAATGTAACCATTGAAGGTAATATTGTTGAAGATGCCGGTCGTACAGGAATTGTAGTATGGGATAATGTGTGGGAAGCCAGTGGTCACGCCTCCACAAATGTAAAAGTGCTGAACAATTCGGTCAAAGATATTGATAGCGACGGCATCCTGATATTTGGCTGCGAAGGAGCACTGATTGATCATAATGTTGCTAATAACTGTGGCCGCTATCGTGAAGATGGTCAGTTTAATGGGGCCGCTGCTATCTGGCCTACACGTGGCCGTAATTGTATCACGCAATTTAATGAGGCCTTTAATACGCAGGCTTTAGATGGCAATGGGGATGGACAAGGTTTTGATATGGATATCGATTCTTATAATTTTATCATGCAATACAATTATAGTCATGACAATGCCGGAGGTTTTATGTTGATTTTGGACGCCTCCAATTCAGTAAACAGTATAGTCAGGTATAACATCAGTCAAAATGACCGGCGTACCATTTTCAATTTTGCAGGTGGCATTACCCCAGGAACTATGATATATAATAATACAATTTATATTAAATCGGGCTTGAATACAAACATTATAGATCATGCATGGGATGATGGAGGAGGAAAAGGTGATTTAAACCAGGCTTATTATTTTAAAAACAACATTGTTTATAATCAAGGCAGTGGAAATTATATAGTTCCCGGAGTTTTGGGAGTATTCGGTTCCAATACCTTTTATGGTAATCACCCTTCTGGAGAACCTGCTGATCCGGATAAGCTAATAGCAGATCCATTATTTGTGAGTCCGGGCAATGGCCTCAATGGTATAAATACGGTGAACGGATATCGTTTGTCTATTGGGTCACAAGCACTGAACTCCGGAACTCTCATCCCGGACAATGGTGGTAAAGATTATTATGGGAATATGGTTTCATCTACTGCTTTACCTAACCGCGGAGCGTATAATGGCAATGGTTTGTAA
- a CDS encoding OmpW/AlkL family protein — MKKVWILALLISSTLTGLAQQKGEWRVRLRGTVVAPDASAAISTIGGSADISTTVIPELDFTYFLTKNFSANLILGTTRHQITATETALGDVNIGKVWLLPPTLTFLYHAPVAKGILPYIGAGINYTIFYGAKNGPAIANTDYKNKFAFAAQIGSDFDIGKNLFLNADVKKIWLRTDATVTTIPGVAGGATVIANTKIDPWLFSFGIGKRF; from the coding sequence ATGAAAAAAGTATGGATACTAGCGCTTTTAATAAGTTCGACATTGACAGGTTTAGCACAACAAAAAGGGGAGTGGCGTGTACGGTTGCGTGGAACAGTAGTTGCCCCTGATGCCAGTGCGGCTATCAGTACAATAGGAGGATCGGCAGATATTAGTACGACAGTAATTCCTGAGCTGGATTTTACTTATTTTTTAACTAAAAATTTCTCGGCAAATTTAATTCTGGGTACAACCCGTCATCAAATAACAGCTACAGAAACTGCTTTGGGAGATGTAAATATCGGTAAGGTATGGTTATTACCACCAACTTTAACATTTTTGTACCATGCACCAGTTGCAAAAGGTATTTTGCCCTATATAGGTGCCGGTATTAATTATACCATTTTTTATGGTGCTAAAAATGGACCTGCCATAGCTAACACTGATTATAAAAATAAATTTGCTTTCGCTGCTCAGATTGGTAGTGATTTTGATATTGGCAAAAATTTATTCCTGAATGCAGATGTGAAAAAAATCTGGCTAAGAACAGACGCCACAGTAACTACTATACCAGGCGTTGCCGGTGGTGCAACTGTAATTGCGAATACCAAAATAGATCCATGGTTATTTAGTTTTGGTATCGGAAAAAGGTTCTAA
- the lodA gene encoding CTQ-dependent lysine 6-oxidase LodA — translation MSLKIHPSVGVARLGNSATQICLTPETIGGLPFEADFYGNATGTIVNFKDETGLVKRQGQLFRIYQDDGAELTLNSPNVLSIIWTVHLANKKAAWYQFSELEGNLLYGPQNNYVNRGVPFRNAGVTGNARQRLIVDPGPRTVSGIRDSIGFDRADAPEGYPVQYPPNVVTYGSPIRTLGELRTDNTGRLVVLGGFGNAGGDEPLINYGGSDTWHDDISDGPVYATVNFRNGDPPQHLTAWVIIGSPDFAPEIVNISNLSDTMYDVGVRKFNLEPQLYSNGQYNVNYLAAYKRDILPVITRLGRYQWVSNIQAMSAFASNNFDYSNNSSTNLANRQNYFAYFRRPDAVPPVLPPDQQSQQQLFRTQGTDYFPKIPLGSGSNSVSEVNIQKFLALNDTQYFLLQQWTRGFFIDDPSPAPIPVNPHDTASVGNCVGLPMCPGIEVTWSMQNSNVYSAPYVISHYKNEDYYYLHGLTPSRDECEGGGCEPGDLTKRMACPWQADFLQCTFQYINFTDPTINKVNSRPKPPTYYSYWWPPQSPWDVLIGDLTEEAQAEAHNPAGTQVNYQRGVNSFVQMVENWFSLGFIRDQNPGQKGYPYIVETERDNVLFSFRDVPVGEISGNPEDDATTIPVYFIEQNRALIRRRGRRGRRLADYLDQRNFKPIRISAAGLGFPRSGSRNRR, via the coding sequence ATGAGTTTGAAAATACATCCATCTGTAGGGGTTGCCCGATTGGGTAATAGCGCTACGCAAATATGCCTTACCCCGGAAACGATCGGAGGGCTGCCTTTTGAAGCTGACTTTTATGGGAACGCTACAGGGACTATTGTTAATTTTAAAGACGAAACAGGGTTAGTTAAGCGGCAGGGTCAATTATTCAGGATTTATCAGGATGACGGAGCGGAGCTGACCTTAAATAGCCCGAATGTATTATCGATTATATGGACTGTCCATCTTGCTAACAAAAAAGCAGCCTGGTACCAGTTTAGTGAACTCGAAGGTAACTTGTTATACGGACCTCAAAACAACTATGTAAACAGGGGCGTACCTTTCCGTAATGCCGGTGTAACAGGAAATGCAAGACAAAGGCTGATTGTAGATCCCGGGCCAAGAACAGTTTCTGGTATACGTGATTCTATTGGCTTTGACAGAGCCGATGCACCCGAAGGCTATCCTGTACAATATCCACCAAATGTGGTTACTTACGGCAGTCCGATCAGAACGCTGGGAGAACTCAGGACTGATAATACAGGTCGTCTGGTAGTATTAGGTGGATTTGGAAATGCTGGTGGAGATGAACCACTAATTAATTATGGAGGCTCTGATACCTGGCATGATGATATTTCTGATGGCCCTGTATATGCAACAGTTAACTTTAGAAATGGTGATCCCCCACAACATTTAACTGCATGGGTAATTATAGGATCGCCGGATTTTGCCCCTGAAATCGTAAATATTTCCAACCTGAGTGATACGATGTATGATGTTGGGGTAAGAAAGTTTAACCTTGAGCCACAGCTCTACAGTAATGGTCAATATAATGTTAACTATCTGGCTGCATATAAGCGGGATATTCTGCCTGTTATTACCAGGCTTGGCCGTTATCAGTGGGTTTCTAATATACAGGCAATGTCTGCTTTTGCTTCCAATAATTTTGACTACTCCAATAACTCTTCCACCAACCTGGCTAACCGTCAAAATTATTTTGCCTACTTCAGGAGGCCGGATGCAGTTCCGCCTGTATTGCCTCCCGATCAGCAATCGCAGCAACAATTGTTTAGAACACAGGGCACTGATTATTTTCCTAAGATCCCATTAGGCTCAGGAAGTAACTCTGTGAGTGAAGTGAATATCCAGAAATTTCTTGCGTTGAATGATACGCAGTATTTCTTGCTGCAACAATGGACAAGAGGTTTCTTTATTGATGACCCTAGTCCAGCACCTATACCAGTCAATCCGCACGATACCGCAAGTGTAGGTAACTGTGTAGGATTACCGATGTGCCCGGGTATAGAAGTAACCTGGAGTATGCAAAACAGTAATGTATACAGCGCTCCTTATGTGATCAGTCATTATAAAAATGAAGATTATTATTATTTGCATGGTTTAACTCCATCACGGGATGAATGTGAAGGTGGAGGATGTGAACCTGGAGATCTCACTAAAAGGATGGCTTGCCCATGGCAGGCGGATTTCCTTCAATGTACCTTTCAATACATTAATTTTACCGATCCTACTATCAATAAAGTAAATTCCAGACCAAAACCACCAACCTATTATTCCTATTGGTGGCCACCTCAAAGCCCATGGGATGTGCTGATTGGTGACCTTACTGAAGAAGCGCAGGCAGAAGCTCATAATCCGGCAGGGACACAGGTAAACTACCAGAGAGGCGTAAACAGCTTCGTGCAAATGGTAGAAAACTGGTTTTCCCTGGGGTTTATCCGTGATCAGAACCCAGGTCAGAAAGGCTATCCTTATATTGTAGAGACAGAAAGAGACAATGTATTGTTTAGTTTCAGAGATGTTCCGGTAGGTGAAATCAGCGGAAATCCTGAAGACGATGCCACTACCATTCCTGTTTATTTCATTGAGCAGAACAGGGCCCTGATCAGAAGAAGGGGGAGAAGAGGCAGAAGACTGGCCGACTATCTGGATCAAAGGAACTTTAAACCGATCAGAATTTCGGCTGCTGGCTTAGGATTCCCGCGTTCAGGTTCAAGAAACAGGAGATAA
- the lodB gene encoding lysine-epsilon-oxidase maturase LodB, with product MADIFNTDVLIVGGGPSGTSAALSILQHSSLSVILTDNTAFDVSRVGEHVDASLFKLLSYLEIEKDDFEADSFIEGYNSLAAWGNEVITSRSSIHNPESKSFQLDREKFDLLMLSEVTNRGGKIFPRTKCIQIEQLENDSWELQMKHQTKGNFTIRTKFLIDASGRQGHLCRMLNLKVIKYDQLVGIGAFLRFREPKILPQEIFLETVKHGWWYSATLPGDRLVVTLFTDADIIKTQQLQKPGNWNKLLLETKHIGKRIQNTIADEQLWVRNAFSQLTDSSVKNNFLAIGDAAAAFDPISSMGIGFAVSSACNAARAIEHFFSSDGDDSYIRTYQEDLKAIFDNYLNLRKQYYYMEQRWAKELFWERRI from the coding sequence ATGGCTGATATCTTCAATACTGATGTACTTATAGTTGGCGGAGGCCCTTCGGGGACCTCCGCTGCTTTAAGCATTTTACAGCATTCTTCATTAAGTGTAATTTTAACAGATAACACCGCATTTGACGTAAGCAGGGTGGGTGAACATGTGGATGCCAGTCTCTTTAAATTACTCAGCTACCTGGAAATTGAGAAAGATGACTTTGAAGCAGATAGCTTTATCGAAGGGTACAACAGTCTGGCTGCCTGGGGAAATGAAGTAATTACTTCAAGGAGTTCTATTCATAACCCAGAAAGCAAAAGCTTTCAGCTGGATCGTGAAAAGTTTGATCTGCTGATGCTGTCTGAAGTCACAAACAGGGGAGGTAAAATCTTTCCGAGAACTAAATGCATACAGATAGAACAACTGGAAAATGACTCCTGGGAACTGCAAATGAAACATCAAACCAAGGGCAATTTTACGATTCGTACCAAATTTTTAATCGATGCAAGTGGCAGACAGGGACACCTGTGCAGAATGTTAAACCTAAAGGTAATCAAGTACGACCAATTGGTGGGGATAGGCGCATTCCTGCGTTTCAGGGAACCTAAAATACTGCCTCAGGAGATATTTCTGGAAACTGTAAAGCATGGATGGTGGTATAGTGCGACTTTACCTGGCGACCGGCTGGTGGTTACGTTGTTTACAGATGCAGATATTATCAAAACTCAGCAATTGCAAAAGCCCGGAAACTGGAACAAACTGCTCTTAGAGACGAAGCACATCGGAAAAAGAATTCAAAATACTATTGCAGATGAACAGCTCTGGGTGAGAAATGCTTTTTCTCAGCTTACCGATTCTTCTGTAAAGAATAATTTTCTGGCCATTGGGGATGCAGCAGCAGCATTTGATCCGATTTCTTCAATGGGGATTGGTTTTGCAGTTTCTTCAGCCTGTAATGCTGCACGGGCCATCGAACATTTCTTTAGCAGTGATGGTGATGACAGCTATATCAGAACCTATCAGGAAGATTTAAAGGCAATTTTTGACAACTACCTTAACCTGCGAAAACAGTATTACTATATGGAACAGCGTTGGGCAAAGGAGCTGTTCTGGGAAAGACGGATTTAA
- a CDS encoding SDR family oxidoreductase, which yields MNIVLTGSIGNIGKPLTQTLIQHGHTVIVISSHAERQPAIEALGAQAAIGSMQDASFLVKTFQGADIVYLMETLDAAGGDTSEKEIDFIGIISQIGRNYKEAIEQSGVKKVIHLSSIGAHMDKGNGFLVFHHHVENILKQLPAEVSIKTLRPVGFYTNMFSFISTIKNKGTIISNYGGDQKEPWVSPLDIAAVIAEEVELPFEGRTMRYIASEEISPDEIAGVLGKAIGKPDLQWKVISDEQLLNSWLSVGFNPQIARGFIEMQASQGSGKLYEDYYRNRPVLGKVKLTEFAENFAAIYQQED from the coding sequence ATGAACATTGTACTTACAGGTTCCATAGGGAACATTGGAAAACCTCTTACCCAGACTTTAATACAACACGGTCATACCGTAATAGTCATCAGTAGTCATGCAGAACGACAACCGGCAATTGAAGCACTTGGTGCTCAGGCAGCAATCGGCTCCATGCAGGACGCTTCTTTTCTTGTCAAAACCTTTCAAGGCGCAGATATTGTATATCTCATGGAAACACTGGATGCCGCTGGTGGTGACACTTCTGAGAAGGAAATTGATTTTATTGGTATCATTAGTCAGATCGGCCGTAATTATAAAGAGGCTATTGAACAATCAGGAGTGAAAAAGGTAATCCACCTCAGTAGTATTGGCGCGCACATGGATAAAGGTAACGGCTTTTTAGTATTTCATCATCATGTGGAAAATATCTTGAAGCAACTGCCAGCTGAAGTGTCCATTAAAACTTTACGTCCGGTGGGTTTCTATACTAATATGTTCTCCTTCATTTCAACTATCAAAAACAAAGGTACTATCATCTCTAATTACGGTGGTGATCAAAAAGAACCATGGGTTTCCCCTTTAGACATTGCTGCGGTGATTGCAGAGGAGGTGGAGTTGCCTTTTGAGGGAAGAACTATGCGTTATATTGCCAGCGAGGAGATATCGCCTGATGAAATTGCCGGGGTGCTTGGAAAAGCGATCGGAAAGCCTGATTTGCAATGGAAGGTCATTTCAGATGAACAGCTTTTAAATTCCTGGTTAAGCGTCGGGTTTAATCCTCAGATTGCCCGGGGCTTTATTGAAATGCAAGCCAGTCAGGGCAGTGGTAAATTGTACGAAGACTATTACCGCAACCGGCCTGTTTTGGGCAAAGTTAAACTTACAGAATTTGCGGAGAACTTTGCTGCTATTTATCAGCAGGAAGACTAA
- a CDS encoding M15 family metallopeptidase has product MMRITTLLLFSLLTHNLSAQQKNGLKVINSLKVYKNTCARDPNQELIELRKMIPDLVLDIRYATANNFMKQVMYPQARAFARKPVAEQLKKVQAELRKKGYGLKIYDAYRPYAITVSFYKKASDKSFVANPAKGSKHNRGCAVDLTLIDFKTKKEVPMPTPYDSFAPEAAAAYRKLPPAVLRNRDFLIRTMQAHGFRVIKNEWWHYDFIGWQNYALMDIPFKSL; this is encoded by the coding sequence ATGATGAGAATAACTACACTACTTCTTTTTTCTTTGCTTACACATAACCTGTCTGCACAGCAAAAGAATGGTCTAAAGGTGATTAATTCCCTGAAAGTCTATAAAAACACCTGTGCACGGGATCCAAACCAGGAGTTGATAGAACTCAGGAAAATGATTCCCGATTTGGTCCTGGACATTCGGTACGCAACAGCAAACAATTTCATGAAACAGGTTATGTATCCCCAGGCACGGGCTTTTGCCAGAAAACCAGTTGCAGAACAGCTAAAAAAAGTTCAGGCAGAACTTCGCAAAAAAGGGTATGGATTAAAAATTTATGATGCTTACCGTCCTTACGCAATCACGGTTTCTTTTTATAAAAAGGCTTCTGATAAAAGTTTTGTAGCCAATCCGGCAAAGGGTTCCAAACACAACCGTGGTTGTGCAGTAGATCTCACCCTGATTGATTTCAAAACAAAGAAAGAAGTCCCGATGCCTACTCCGTATGACAGTTTTGCCCCGGAGGCTGCCGCAGCTTACCGAAAATTACCACCTGCTGTGCTCCGCAACCGGGATTTTCTGATCCGAACGATGCAGGCACATGGTTTCAGGGTTATCAAAAACGAATGGTGGCACTACGATTTTATAGGGTGGCAGAATTATGCGCTGATGGATATTCCCTTCAAAAGTCTTTAA
- a CDS encoding ribosome-inactivating family protein, with protein sequence MNSPGDHSGSSMQSRYAQLISEIRAATVHIFRQNVLATQGTSNPGIIRVRFISGATQMLLWISPQDLYVRGFTNTHGQTFEFEDREYDLSRQLIDLQYQAGTIRTLNFGSNYNQLREAAGRTRSPTPLNYNSFWNTFWGNNPHR encoded by the coding sequence ATGAATTCACCTGGTGACCACAGTGGGTCGAGTATGCAATCCCGATATGCACAGTTGATCAGTGAGATACGGGCCGCGACTGTTCACATTTTCCGGCAAAACGTCCTGGCAACACAAGGCACAAGCAATCCGGGAATAATCCGGGTAAGATTTATCAGTGGTGCAACACAAATGTTGCTTTGGATATCGCCACAGGATCTTTACGTCCGTGGATTTACCAATACTCACGGACAAACTTTCGAGTTCGAGGATCGGGAATATGACTTATCACGACAATTGATAGATTTACAGTATCAGGCCGGAACAATCAGGACACTGAACTTCGGAAGTAACTATAACCAGCTGAGAGAGGCTGCGGGTCGGACAAGAAGCCCGACCCCACTGAATTACAATTCATTCTGGAATACCTTTTGGGGTAATAATCCGCACCGATAA
- a CDS encoding Hsp20/alpha crystallin family protein, whose amino-acid sequence MTLVKFNPENKRNSLMPGFSDVFDSVFNDTFFTDRMISRVPAANISETKDNYHVEIAAPGLKKEDFKLNLERNVLNISVEKRKEEKQEERNFSKREYSYSSFVRSFTLPESANENGIQATYNDGILTIDIPKREEAKTISRQIEIK is encoded by the coding sequence ATGACATTGGTTAAATTTAATCCAGAAAACAAGAGAAACTCATTAATGCCAGGCTTTAGTGATGTATTTGATTCCGTATTCAATGATACTTTTTTTACTGACCGTATGATTAGCCGCGTACCCGCAGCTAATATCAGTGAAACAAAAGATAACTATCATGTTGAAATAGCGGCCCCTGGCCTTAAAAAGGAAGATTTCAAATTGAATCTTGAAAGGAATGTATTGAACATTTCTGTGGAGAAACGTAAAGAAGAAAAACAGGAAGAAAGAAATTTTTCTAAGCGTGAATATAGCTATAGCTCTTTTGTCCGCTCATTTACCTTACCTGAAAGCGCTAATGAAAATGGCATTCAGGCAACTTATAACGACGGCATTTTAACCATTGATATTCCAAAAAGAGAAGAAGCAAAGACAATAAGCCGTCAAATAGAAATTAAATAA
- a CDS encoding RES domain-containing protein, whose product MFLYRITNRKNAADLSGLGASLYGGRWNNPGNSVIYTADTIALATLEQLVHKVDYIPNRDFVLTTIEIPDHVKTDILSENHLPDGWRSYPPPKALQILGDQWISDKASLALKVPSAIIDYEFNFLINPAHPDFKYLKIVSITDFSFDPKVKTKERKEELRSFNVDQKEIVRERIISENETLLASTRPVNFSFDIFISHASEDKETLVNPIVEQMKIYGLKYWYDIEQIRLGDRITRKINHGLKNSRFIFAVLTTTFIKKPWAMQEIESALNKETDSGSTFVFPMLAGTYNERQEILDHINLLRDKLHIVWNNNPEEIVKKIIQAIAVQ is encoded by the coding sequence ATGTTCTTATATCGTATAACAAATAGGAAAAATGCGGCTGACCTCTCCGGTCTCGGCGCAAGCCTTTATGGAGGCCGTTGGAATAACCCAGGCAATTCCGTAATATACACTGCCGATACCATAGCATTAGCAACGTTAGAACAATTGGTTCATAAAGTTGATTACATTCCAAACAGAGACTTTGTACTGACTACAATCGAAATACCAGATCATGTCAAAACAGATATACTTTCCGAAAATCACCTTCCAGACGGATGGAGAAGCTATCCGCCTCCAAAAGCACTTCAAATTTTAGGAGATCAATGGATTTCAGACAAGGCATCCCTGGCTTTAAAAGTACCCAGTGCAATAATCGATTATGAGTTTAACTTTTTAATCAACCCGGCCCACCCTGATTTTAAATATCTGAAGATTGTTTCTATCACAGATTTTTCTTTCGATCCAAAGGTAAAAACAAAGGAACGGAAGGAAGAATTGCGTTCATTTAATGTTGATCAGAAGGAAATAGTCAGAGAAAGAATAATCAGTGAAAATGAAACATTACTGGCCAGCACCAGACCTGTAAATTTCAGTTTTGATATCTTTATTTCTCATGCCAGCGAGGATAAGGAAACTCTCGTAAATCCTATTGTAGAACAAATGAAAATCTACGGTTTAAAATACTGGTATGATATAGAACAAATTAGATTGGGCGACCGCATTACCAGAAAAATAAATCACGGGTTGAAGAATTCGAGGTTTATTTTTGCAGTGTTGACTACTACCTTTATAAAAAAACCCTGGGCGATGCAGGAAATTGAATCTGCATTAAATAAAGAAACTGACAGTGGATCCACATTTGTATTTCCAATGTTAGCAGGAACCTACAATGAACGTCAGGAGATCTTAGATCATATAAATCTGTTAAGAGACAAATTACATATTGTCTGGAATAATAATCCGGAAGAAATAGTAAAAAAAATCATTCAGGCTATAGCAGTACAATAA
- a CDS encoding winged helix-turn-helix transcriptional regulator, with the protein MAKMTRKCSDSPTCSVDYAFRRIGGKYKGRILWSLNEHKIIRFGELGRILADVTTKMLTQTLRELEKDDLIIRKVYHQVPPMVEYSLSETGLELIPFITYLKEWGDKKIEKGKNIIK; encoded by the coding sequence ATGGCAAAGATGACAAGGAAATGTTCTGATTCACCAACTTGTTCAGTTGATTATGCGTTTAGAAGAATTGGCGGCAAATATAAAGGCAGGATTTTATGGTCTTTAAATGAACATAAAATTATACGCTTTGGAGAGTTAGGAAGAATTTTAGCAGATGTGACAACCAAAATGCTAACACAAACCCTAAGGGAATTGGAAAAAGATGATTTAATTATCCGAAAAGTCTATCACCAGGTACCGCCTATGGTGGAATATTCTTTGTCGGAAACTGGATTGGAACTTATTCCATTTATAACCTACTTAAAGGAATGGGGAGATAAGAAAATTGAAAAAGGGAAAAATATAATTAAGTAA
- a CDS encoding SDR family NAD(P)-dependent oxidoreductase produces MTLKLKDKVAIVTGASKGIGAGIAKAYALAGAKVIVNYAKDKIRAMKVVDEIVALGGKAITVQADVSKTTDVERLFNEAILAFEKVDILVNNAGIYDIVMLEAITAELLQANINTNLIGAILCAQKAAEVMGKGGGNIINISSTVSTNPMPGTLIYAATKAAIDNVTKVLAKELGPKKIRVNTISPGITETEGAHEQGFIGGEWEAQLLAQIPLGRIAQPVDIAKVAVFLASDDAGWVTGERIQVSGGQL; encoded by the coding sequence ATGACATTGAAATTAAAAGACAAAGTTGCTATAGTAACCGGGGCATCAAAAGGAATTGGCGCTGGTATCGCCAAAGCATATGCCTTAGCAGGAGCGAAGGTGATTGTAAATTATGCTAAAGACAAAATAAGAGCTATGAAAGTTGTAGACGAAATTGTGGCGCTTGGTGGTAAAGCAATTACTGTTCAGGCTGATGTATCAAAAACGACAGATGTTGAAAGACTATTTAATGAAGCCATACTAGCGTTTGAGAAAGTAGATATCCTGGTCAATAATGCTGGTATTTATGATATTGTTATGCTGGAAGCTATTACAGCAGAACTTTTACAGGCTAATATCAATACCAATTTAATAGGCGCTATCCTTTGTGCACAAAAAGCTGCTGAGGTTATGGGAAAAGGCGGAGGTAATATTATTAACATTAGCTCTACTGTAAGTACAAACCCTATGCCTGGTACACTAATTTATGCGGCAACAAAGGCAGCCATAGATAATGTAACCAAAGTACTTGCGAAAGAGCTGGGGCCAAAAAAGATAAGAGTCAATACAATATCGCCTGGTATAACCGAAACAGAAGGAGCCCATGAACAGGGGTTTATTGGAGGAGAGTGGGAAGCGCAACTTCTTGCACAAATTCCGCTAGGCAGGATAGCACAGCCTGTTGACATTGCCAAAGTTGCTGTTTTCTTAGCATCAGATGACGCTGGATGGGTGACTGGAGAAAGAATTCAGGTTTCTGGAGGTCAATTATAA